A single window of Cottoperca gobio chromosome 9, fCotGob3.1, whole genome shotgun sequence DNA harbors:
- the plat gene encoding tissue-type plasminogen activator isoform X1, translating into MSRTLGLSVLLSALCCCLADNVQLLRTKRGTRFYRGEPVRQPFRRTLLIIHVEKSSPSFDTSLHCVDEEMSAVRSYGDTWLRWRGQRVEYCRCALRGRERCHIVPIINCYVSQCYNGGTCKEAVYTSDYICQCPPGFSGTQCEINTKEKCALGQGEGYRGTWSISHSGAECINWNATSLRGKKFTAKKMDASILGLGNHNFCRNPDNDSTPWCYIYKGTQITWDFCSMPKCQEAEYQECVQGSGQSYRGTASVTKSGSRCLPWDSPSVKRKHYNAWISDALEQGLGSHSFCRNPDGDAGPWCHTYKNMQLIWELCDIPKCMGSVISTLGPRAPITNNNNRATCGQRLDNTLNRPAFRMFGGRESDITEQPWQAAINVYQARHRKHFHRCGGVLIDSCWVLSAAHCFEDNDKAEKLEVILGRTFRKQNSSSEQIFKVEKYWNHEKFDNETFDNDIALLKLKTDIGICAINSPEVLPACLPERGLVLPDWTECEISGYGKDSEFSAEFSERVKRGYVRLWPKERCVPDVLSQRTITSNMLCAGDTRGLDDACKGDSGGPLVCRNNDKMTLMGVISWGDGCGQKDKPGVYTRVTHYIDWINSIIKAHPV; encoded by the exons ATGTCCAGAACACTTGGACTATCAGTGCTCCTGTCTGCGCTCTGCTGCTGCCTAGCGGACAAT GTGCAGCTGCTACGCACTAAGAGAGGGACTCGGTTTTACAGAGGTGAGCCTGTCAGGCAGCCATTCAGACGGACGCTTTTGATTATTCATGTCGAGAAGTCTTCACCTTCCTTTGACACCTCCT taCATTGTGTGGATGAGGAGATGTCAGCAGTGCGTAGTTATGGGGACACTTGGCTGCGATGGAGGGGACAGCGTGTGGAGTACTGCCGTTGTGCATTAAGAGGACGAGAGCGTTGTCATATTGTGCCCATCATCA ACTGCTACGTGTCTCAGTGCTACAACGGAGGAACCTGTAAGGAGGCCGTGTACACTTCAGACTACATTTGCCAGTGTCCCCCAGGCTTCAGTGGGACTCAGTGTGAGATCA ACACTAAAGAGAAGTGTGCGTTGGGGCAGGGTGAAGGGTACCGCGGCACATGGAGCATCAGCCATTCAGGAGCAGAGTGCATCAACTGGAACGCTACGTCTCTGAGAGGAAAGAAGTTCACAGCTAAAAAAATGGACGCCAGCATCCTTGGACTGGGCAACCACAACTTCTGCAG AAACCCCGACAATGACAGCACTCCTTGGTGTTACATCTATAAAGGCACTCAGATTACGTGGGACTTCTGTTCCATGCCCAAATGTCAAGAAG cTGAGTACCAAGAATGTGTGCAGGGCTCCGGTCAGTCATACAGAGGCACAGCGTCTGTCACTAAGAGCGGCTCTCGCTGTCTCCCGTGGGACTCTCCTTCTGTCAAGCGCAAGCACTACAATGCTTGGATATCTGATGCATTGGAGCAGGGGCTGGGCAGCCACAGCTTCTGCAG GAATCCGGACGGTGATGCAGGTCCTTGGTGTCACACCTACAAGAACATGCAACTGATCTGGGAGCTGTGTGACATACCTAAATGCA TGGGATCTGTCATCAGCACTCTCGGCCCACGTGCCCCCATCactaacaacaataacagaG CAACATGTGGGCAGCGTTTAGACAACACCCTGAATCGTCCGGCGTTCCGCATGtttggaggcagagagagcgaCATCACGGAGCAGCCGTGGCAGGCGGCCATTAATGTTTACCAGGCGCGTCACAGAAAACACTTTCACCGATGTGGAGGAGTCCTCATTGACTCCTGTTGGGTTCTGTCTGCTGCACACTGCTTCGAGGACAA TGATAAAGCAGAAAAACTGGAAGTGATTTTGGGAAGAACGTTTCGGAAACAAAATTCCAGCAGCGAGCAGATTTTCAAGGTCGAGAAGTACTGGAATCATGAGAAATTTGACAACGAAACGTTTGACAATGACATCG CTCTCTTAAAGCTAAAGACGGACATTGGCATCTGTGCTATAAACTCTCCAGAGGTTCTTCCTGCATGTCTGCCTGAACGTGGTCTGGTGCTCCCCGACTGGACTGAGTGTGAGATCTCGGGCTATGGAAAAGACTCAGAAT TTTCTGCAGAGTTCTCCGAGCGTGTTAAGAGAGGTTATGTTCGGCTGTGGCCCAAAGAGCGCTGCGTCCCAGATGTGCTGTCTCAACGCACAATTACCTCCAACATGCTGTGTGCAGGTGACACCCGAGGCCTGGACGATGCCTGCAAG GGAGACTCTGGTGGCCCTCTTGTCTGTCGAAACAATGACAAGATGACTCTGATGGGTGTGATCAGCTGGGGCGATGGGTGTGGGCAGAAGGATAAGCCCGGGGTCTACACCCGCGTCACCCATTACATCGACTGGATCAACAGCATAATTAAGGCACACCCGGTCTAA
- the plat gene encoding tissue-type plasminogen activator isoform X2, translating into MSRTLGLSVLLSALCCCLADNVQLLRTKRGTRFYRVHCVDEEMSAVRSYGDTWLRWRGQRVEYCRCALRGRERCHIVPIINCYVSQCYNGGTCKEAVYTSDYICQCPPGFSGTQCEINTKEKCALGQGEGYRGTWSISHSGAECINWNATSLRGKKFTAKKMDASILGLGNHNFCRNPDNDSTPWCYIYKGTQITWDFCSMPKCQEAEYQECVQGSGQSYRGTASVTKSGSRCLPWDSPSVKRKHYNAWISDALEQGLGSHSFCRNPDGDAGPWCHTYKNMQLIWELCDIPKCMGSVISTLGPRAPITNNNNRATCGQRLDNTLNRPAFRMFGGRESDITEQPWQAAINVYQARHRKHFHRCGGVLIDSCWVLSAAHCFEDNDKAEKLEVILGRTFRKQNSSSEQIFKVEKYWNHEKFDNETFDNDIALLKLKTDIGICAINSPEVLPACLPERGLVLPDWTECEISGYGKDSEFSAEFSERVKRGYVRLWPKERCVPDVLSQRTITSNMLCAGDTRGLDDACKGDSGGPLVCRNNDKMTLMGVISWGDGCGQKDKPGVYTRVTHYIDWINSIIKAHPV; encoded by the exons ATGTCCAGAACACTTGGACTATCAGTGCTCCTGTCTGCGCTCTGCTGCTGCCTAGCGGACAAT GTGCAGCTGCTACGCACTAAGAGAGGGACTCGGTTTTACAGAG taCATTGTGTGGATGAGGAGATGTCAGCAGTGCGTAGTTATGGGGACACTTGGCTGCGATGGAGGGGACAGCGTGTGGAGTACTGCCGTTGTGCATTAAGAGGACGAGAGCGTTGTCATATTGTGCCCATCATCA ACTGCTACGTGTCTCAGTGCTACAACGGAGGAACCTGTAAGGAGGCCGTGTACACTTCAGACTACATTTGCCAGTGTCCCCCAGGCTTCAGTGGGACTCAGTGTGAGATCA ACACTAAAGAGAAGTGTGCGTTGGGGCAGGGTGAAGGGTACCGCGGCACATGGAGCATCAGCCATTCAGGAGCAGAGTGCATCAACTGGAACGCTACGTCTCTGAGAGGAAAGAAGTTCACAGCTAAAAAAATGGACGCCAGCATCCTTGGACTGGGCAACCACAACTTCTGCAG AAACCCCGACAATGACAGCACTCCTTGGTGTTACATCTATAAAGGCACTCAGATTACGTGGGACTTCTGTTCCATGCCCAAATGTCAAGAAG cTGAGTACCAAGAATGTGTGCAGGGCTCCGGTCAGTCATACAGAGGCACAGCGTCTGTCACTAAGAGCGGCTCTCGCTGTCTCCCGTGGGACTCTCCTTCTGTCAAGCGCAAGCACTACAATGCTTGGATATCTGATGCATTGGAGCAGGGGCTGGGCAGCCACAGCTTCTGCAG GAATCCGGACGGTGATGCAGGTCCTTGGTGTCACACCTACAAGAACATGCAACTGATCTGGGAGCTGTGTGACATACCTAAATGCA TGGGATCTGTCATCAGCACTCTCGGCCCACGTGCCCCCATCactaacaacaataacagaG CAACATGTGGGCAGCGTTTAGACAACACCCTGAATCGTCCGGCGTTCCGCATGtttggaggcagagagagcgaCATCACGGAGCAGCCGTGGCAGGCGGCCATTAATGTTTACCAGGCGCGTCACAGAAAACACTTTCACCGATGTGGAGGAGTCCTCATTGACTCCTGTTGGGTTCTGTCTGCTGCACACTGCTTCGAGGACAA TGATAAAGCAGAAAAACTGGAAGTGATTTTGGGAAGAACGTTTCGGAAACAAAATTCCAGCAGCGAGCAGATTTTCAAGGTCGAGAAGTACTGGAATCATGAGAAATTTGACAACGAAACGTTTGACAATGACATCG CTCTCTTAAAGCTAAAGACGGACATTGGCATCTGTGCTATAAACTCTCCAGAGGTTCTTCCTGCATGTCTGCCTGAACGTGGTCTGGTGCTCCCCGACTGGACTGAGTGTGAGATCTCGGGCTATGGAAAAGACTCAGAAT TTTCTGCAGAGTTCTCCGAGCGTGTTAAGAGAGGTTATGTTCGGCTGTGGCCCAAAGAGCGCTGCGTCCCAGATGTGCTGTCTCAACGCACAATTACCTCCAACATGCTGTGTGCAGGTGACACCCGAGGCCTGGACGATGCCTGCAAG GGAGACTCTGGTGGCCCTCTTGTCTGTCGAAACAATGACAAGATGACTCTGATGGGTGTGATCAGCTGGGGCGATGGGTGTGGGCAGAAGGATAAGCCCGGGGTCTACACCCGCGTCACCCATTACATCGACTGGATCAACAGCATAATTAAGGCACACCCGGTCTAA
- the LOC115013775 gene encoding B-cell linker protein gives MTMNFFGKLKNLHTGPPAPPRRTDDNDGFGWPQDEFDDEEGDMYEAPPCERPAVKVPQRQREENIYLERTSNPVPPQRQAAPPPRPGKPSKPQQRTEVYDPKTKKAPEIDRNDKPGRKKMIPPAPDPAANTEEDVYLDPNEEQEDNEDVYLEPTAAWMPPSPKTTLIPSPIPMMKPPVPRAQSNSFLPYLDELKTAYPIEARSATFPTKLPPPTSVKPHLQASLKEAKTSLLNPPLADTKPLASPSGMRATKQSGNEDKEWFAGDCIRKTAEDLLLRVNKNGAFLIRHSSAQSAWQPYTLAVLYQDKVYNIPIRFLEETRGYALGKEGKKNEEIFDSLDEMISHHNNNQLLLIDSKSQAKHTAYLTHPARP, from the exons ATGACAATG aacTTTTTTGGAAAACTAAAGAACCT ACACACTGGACCTCCAGCGCCACCCAGAAGGACAG ATGACAATGACGGGTTTGGGTGGCCGCAGGATGAGTTT GATGATGAGGAAGGTGACATGTATGAAGCGCCGCCGTGTGAGCGCCCGGCAGTGAAGGtcccacagagacagagggaggagaacaTTTACCTGG AGAGGACGTCCAATCCTGTTCCTCCACAGAGGCAGGCTGCTCCTCCACCCAGGCCGGGCAAACCCTCG AAACCCCAACAACGCACTGAGGTCTATGATCCCAAAACCAAGAAAG CACCGGAGATCGATAGAAATGACAAGCCTGGGAGAAAGAAGATGATTCCTCCTGCTCCGGACCCCGCTGCCAACACTGAGGAAG ATGTGTATTTGGATCCAAATGAAGAACAG GAAGATAATGAAGACGTGTATTTAGAACCCACAGCTG cATGGATGCCTCCATCTCCCAAGACAACACTCATACCTTCTCCCATACCCAT GATGAAGCCTCCGGTTCCTAGAGCTCAGTCT AATTCATTCTTGCCTTACTTGGATGAGTTAAAAACAG CTTATCCAATTGAAGCAAGAAGTGCCACATTTCCGACCAAACTCCCTCCACCAACAAGTGTTAAGCCCCATCTGCAAGCGAGCCTGAAGGAAGCCAAAACCAG CCTTCTGAATCCTCCTCTGGCAGACACTAAGCCTCTCG CCTCCCCTAGTGGTATGAGGGCAACCAAACAATCTGGGAATGAG GACAAAGAATGGTTTGCTGGAGATTGCATCAGAAAGACAGCCGAGGATCTCTTGCTGAGGGTCAACAag AACGGTGCCTTTCTCATCCGACACAGCTCAGCCCAGAGCGCCTGGCAGCCGTACACCCTTGCAGTGCTCTACCAGGACAAGGTGTACAACATTCCCATCCGCTTCCTGGAGGAGACAAGAGGTTACGCCCTCGGAAAAGAGGGCAAGAAGAACGAAGAG ATTTTCGACTCCCTCGACGAGATGATTTCTCACCACAACAATAACCAGCTGCTTCTGATAGACAGCAAGAGCCAGGCCAAGCACACCGCATATTTAACCCACCCTGCACGCCCTTAA